The genomic window CCTCCGCGAGATCCTCGACGACGCCATCTCCGCTTCGGCAGCCGGTGAGCTCGCCGACGTCGACTTCACGGTCGGCGGCGTCGTCCCGACGGTCGACGACATCATCCGCATGGAGCGCCTGAAGACCGCCTACTACTCGTTCGAGGCGCCACTGCAGTCGGGTGGTGTCCTGGCCGGTGCTCCGGAGGCGACGATCGACGCGCTCGGGGCCTTCGGGCAGCAGATCGGCATCGCCTACCAGATCATCGACGACGTCCTCGGCGTCTTCGGCGACTCGAAGACGACCGGCAAGACGACGATCGGCGACCTCCGCGAGGGCAAGCTGACGGTCATGGTGGCGTTCGCAGCGGAGCAGCCCGAGTGGCACGCCGTCGAGCACCTCTTCGGCGACCCGGACCTCGACGAGGAGGGTGCCGCCGTCCTGCGCGACGTCCTCACGACGACGGGCGCCCGCCAGCACGCGACCCTGCTGGCCGGTGACTACGCCAACCGCGCCTGGGAACAGCTGGCCTCGCCGAGCATCCCGGCGCAGCTCCGCGACGAGCTCCGCCCCATCGTCGCCACCGTGCTCGAGCGGTCGCGATGACCGCAGCAGGGGACGGGACCGGGCGACCCACGGACGACGCCTCGGCGGTCGGCGACGCACGACAGCTCTACGACCGGGTCGCGCAGGAGACCGCCAGCATCGTCATCCGTCGGTACTCCACGTCCTTCGGTCTGGCGGCCAGGCTGCTGGGTGGCGACATCCGCCAGGACGTCGAGAACGTGTACGCGCTCGTGCGGATCGCCGACGAGATCGTCGACGGTGTGGCCGCGGCCGCGGGGCTCGACCCCGAGCGGGTCCTCCGCATGCTCGACGCGCTCGAGCGGGACACCGAGGACGCGATGGAGACGGGATACAGCAGCAACCTCGTCGTCCACGCCTTCGCCATCTCGGCGCGGTCCGCGGGCATCGAGACCGACCTCACACGTCCGTTCTTCGCGTCCATGCGTGCGGACCTCTCGCGCACCGTCCACACCCCGGAGACGTTCCGCGACTACGTGTACGGCTCCGCCGAGGTCGTCGGGCTCATGTGCCTGCGGATCTTCCTGCGCGGCCACGACGTCGACGACGCCCAGCGCGCCGCGTTCGTCGTCGGCGCCAGGAGTCTCGGTGCCGCCTTCCAGAAGGTCAACTTC from Plantibacter flavus includes these protein-coding regions:
- a CDS encoding polyprenyl synthetase family protein — encoded protein: METHHVVDVPYRQQHQVEDALERFLELAKTQAVSFGGAGYLRLWETIERSMAGGKRFRPRMVMTAYEALGGEDIVAAAHVAAAYELLHTALIVHDDVIDRDFVRRGSPNVSGSYRDIAQTAGIPLPLAEHRGMSVAVIAGDLALSASYRLIDRAGSADSVRTRLREILDDAISASAAGELADVDFTVGGVVPTVDDIIRMERLKTAYYSFEAPLQSGGVLAGAPEATIDALGAFGQQIGIAYQIIDDVLGVFGDSKTTGKTTIGDLREGKLTVMVAFAAEQPEWHAVEHLFGDPDLDEEGAAVLRDVLTTTGARQHATLLAGDYANRAWEQLASPSIPAQLRDELRPIVATVLERSR
- a CDS encoding phytoene/squalene synthase family protein, which gives rise to MTAAGDGTGRPTDDASAVGDARQLYDRVAQETASIVIRRYSTSFGLAARLLGGDIRQDVENVYALVRIADEIVDGVAAAAGLDPERVLRMLDALERDTEDAMETGYSSNLVVHAFAISARSAGIETDLTRPFFASMRADLSRTVHTPETFRDYVYGSAEVVGLMCLRIFLRGHDVDDAQRAAFVVGARSLGAAFQKVNFLRDLSADHDELGRSYFPGVAVDELSEAQKHSLLDDIEADLDRSAAVLGRLPKSSRRAVALAQELFSELARRIRTTPASALVRTRVRVPDPVKLRIAAGALAGRTPATTGTTASIPTIDESSQS